The genomic interval tccacAGTCATTTTcacttgtgaaaaaaaaatgaggacAGCATCAAAGAGCTCAGGGCACCCTGAACACTTCTGAAGCTGTAACAGCTGacagcatttttaaatgaatgatttatgGTGTTAAGGCTTCATCTTTGACAGTGCTGTTTTATGTTAACAGATTGGCTTTTTATCTGTTAACAAAAACAGTATGAAAGATGCTGtagcacagtggtaaacatgctttGGTCCCAAcacttttggaatgtgttgcaggtatTGTATTTTGAGCgtaaatttataaaaaaaaataaggaaagTTGAAGAAAACGTCAACTATCTTGTTTCTGTAACAACTGCAACTGATTTTGGGTTTATTCTTCATACCATGGCGTACATGCTACAGGATTCATATGAGTTTGCGTATTGTTTGAATTGAGTGAAGAATTGAGTGAAATATTCCTTTGAAAGTTACCTGAGTCTGAAATGTCGTCCCAGTACGGAGAGTCAAACTCATACTCCGCTTTCAGAATTTGTTCAAAGAGCTTGGCATCATTTTCATCATAAAATGGAGGATAGCCACAGAGTCTGGTGAAGATACAGCATGGTGAGAGAATTTTTCTGTCTTACGCAGTCCCTAGATAGCAGCTCTATTTTGAGGAACCCTTTTTCTAAGCCTCTCTTTGCTTGAGTGCCCATTCCCATGAATACGTAATGGTAGAATGTAAGTTAGTACAGTAGACTTGCATGAATCATCACTGGGGATACGACACTGAAAATACTGAATGTTAATAATTACTTAACTTCTAAATGGAgctaataaatgtatatttagtgTGCCTGATCATACATATTTCAACATTGTACACATCCTCATTCAGAGTTTATTCTTAAGTAAAGGTTATTGACAGGTAGTTTGGCCCTGTTTGCAGTAGTAATGGCTTTGATTTTTCAGGGAAGAGTTTAAAATAGATGCTGGAAGCTTGCTTTGAAGATCAGATTGCATATAGCTTCAGGAGCATTAAGAGGGTCAGGCTTGGGATTAGTTATGGACTCCCATTCATCTCAAAGATACTGGATAGCAATTTATCACTCCAAATAATCTAGattcactgttccacagcccaatgttAGAGATCATTATATCCCTGCAGCCAATGCTGAGTAATTAAGCCATCCTGCCCACAAAGACAGCAAGGCATCACCAGGAATCAAACTAGTTTTCTAGACTACAGGATGACTACTAATACTATGCTGCATTAGTTACAGTGAGTGggttcagtgtttaaaaactccagcactacagcactgctgtatctgatccaatCGTACCAAGCACAACACACTGACAAGCCACCACCATGTCATTATCACTACTGTACTGATTgtcattgggcatggtgatttTAATCACATGAACAATTGCTCTAGAATTACTTTCTATGCTTTTTTATGGAAATTATACAAGCCACATTTGCAAATTTGAACATATGTCTCAACAAAGGGTAGGTGAAATAGGAGTCTGGATATATTTGAGCATAAAAGCAAGATGCTACTTACAAAATGTAAGAAATGACTCCTATGGACCAGCAGTCCACTGCTTTGCTATAGGGTTTCTGTGCAAGGACTTCTGGGgctgaaagaaggagagagagagagagaaagagagcaagagagagagagagagaattgagtGCTCAGATGCTCTTTTGCTGTCTCCCTTCCCCAGTCATTTTCACTTGTGAAGAGAACGAGAACAGCATCAAAGAGCTCAGGGCACAGAGAGCACTTCTGAAGCTCTAACAGCTGACACTACCAAGCACTTGATTAAATGGATGAGTTTATAAAATCTtggatagaaagagagagagagaggcagaagtatacagaaacagagagattatATTCATACCCACATATCCAGGAGTTCCACAGGCTGTTGACATCACGGTTCCTGAGTCCTCGATTTTGGACAGTCCAAAATCACTGATCATGATGTTAGAGTCCTCGTCCATGCTGTAGTACAGCAGGTTCTCTggctaaaaacaaacagaatctGATTTAAATCCTTTCGAAATGGTTTCAGTGCCATTTCAATGCTTAAATAATGTTACTGCAGTGACAGCTAGAGGAGGACATCTGTACAGATATACCACAGGACTCAAGAGACGCTCTGGAATCCCACAGGAGCAGGAGAAGAAAAATCAAAATAGTCCTGTGGGACAGTACAGAATGGCACAGTGTGCAAATGGAAATGAGCAGGAAAGTGACTAGTTTAATTCTGAGAAGGTAGCAATTAGCAAGATTATAGTTCATTTTAAGTCATGACTGTATTTAAATTTGTAAATGGCCAGGAGCTATTGTCTGGTCTGCTTCTCTTTCTACTtctaaagtttgtggacacctgctcattcagcGTTTTGTCTTAAATCAAGTGCATTAATGCTAGGGTGGACCCATGTTtgcttttgtatgtgtgtaagcATGTAAATGAGTGAGCTACAAGTAAGTTCCATGAGAGTCTCTACATCTACAAAGACTGAATACCACAAGACAGCATAAGAAAGGACAAGACAGTCCAAATAACAGACAATAAAAAGAGTACAGTCATAGGcaaattttagtttattttgaaaataatcacatattCTTTATAGAGAATTCACactgcatatttttttaaaaatcagctAGTGCTCTTTAGATTTGAACTTATCCTATaaaacagtggttctcaaagtgTGGTACTAGTACAGGTGACATCGCAACATTTACTACATTCACTGATTAAGAAATAACtgcaaaaatcattcattcattatctgtaagcgctaatccagttcagggtcgcggtgggtccagagcctacccagaatcattgggcgcaaggcgcaaatacaccctggagggggcaccaatccttcacagggcaacacacacactcacatctacggacactcttgagtcaccaataaacctaccaacgtgtgtttttggactgtggggggaaaccagagcacccggaggaaacccatgcggacacgggaagaacacaccaaactcctcacagacagtcacccggagcgagactcaaacccacaacctccaggtccctggagctgtgtgactgcaacactacctgctgcgccaccgtgctatcctaattacaaaaatgaaaaatcgAAAAATTTCCAGTTACACAATCTGTTTCAGagttttcataaatatatttaaataaaaataatttgtgtTTGGGTcggcaaggtggcgcagcaggtagtgtcgcactcTAGCTCCAGAGATCCGGGGTTGGGTGTTCGAATCccgagtctgtgaggagtttggtgggttctcccggtgtctggtgctccagtttcctcccacagtccaaatacacatgttggtaggaggattCTGAGCATATCTGCCTTGTGCcatgtgattccgggtaggctctggacacaccacaaccctgaactgaataagtcagggtcaatgaatgaataatttgtttttttgcatttttttaaaaatgccatGAGGGCAAATATCAGCTTAAAGATCTGAAGCAGGGCACATCCACTATAAAGAATATTGCCAACCCGTTATCCAAATCCTAAGAAAATATCTAGCCATGTTAACTTGTGGATTGCAAATGCAGGTCAGCCATACAAAAATGGTGAAGGACTTTATTTACCACTTTCCAAAAAGATGACAAAAGCTCACTGATCTAGTCCCTTCTACTGCATGGCTAAACTCAGCCCTTTTACTAAAATGGTAAGCAGTAAATGCATTTGTGTGCCTACTCTGTAcaagttttatttgtgtttctgtgtttctgtgatgaGATATAGCTGGTACTTGGAGCTTCTGGTCTGACAACgcgtggtacttggtctaaatgAGAACCACACCTTTAAATTAAACAATtcttaatatcaatatttaactaaaatattcattaaaaaaagtttgttttttcacttttttcacttacactgtaaaaaaggagataagttttcattttaaattttgaGTTAATTGTGTTCTGCTCTATAAGCTGAATATaattttcattaaattaatatttaaggcAGCATTGTAACTTCATACATCAAAGTATTTAAGCTAAAACATCACCTTCTTCATTGTAGAAAACCACCAGGAATTATTTGACTAGAACTGCTCAAACATTGGCATATTACTGTACAGTACAGGAGTTAATTTATATCTTCATGTGATACTCAAGAGGATGCCTTACCTTCAGATCTCTGTGAACGATGCCCATGTCATGCAGATACTTTACTGCATCTAAAATCTGACGAATGAGTTTACTGGCATCTCTTTCTGTGTAGAAACCCTTCTCCACTATTCTGTCAAACAGCTCCCCACCGgatactctacacacacacacacacacacacacacacacacagagacaattTGTCATGATTGATAATAAATACAGAGCTATTTTAtatgcagaaaaaaatattgtgaCTCACAGCTGCATGACCAGGTACAGATGTGACTCACTCTCGAAAATGTCCTCCAGTGAGACAATATTCTCATGCTTTATTCTGTAAGAGATAACCGCAACAGAGATAGGATTACACTTCAAAATTCAGAGTTGTTACTGAGGTTTTGCTGtccttttaaatgtgtttctcCCCAGTTTGTGCCAAATTTTCTTCCCAATTTTTTGTTGTCTCCAATTTCATTATGACAGCGAATCTCTCCCCAACAGCAAACTTTGACACCAGTCTCGGGAGTGTGGAGGTGAACATGTACTACCTCAGAGACACGAGGAAAGCCAACTGCTTTTTCTCAAACTTCCACTTAGTGTGTGAGAGGAGAacgcaaactgcccagatctgtcacatcagctgaaagACACCCATGCTAACTAACACCTTGTGTAGTAATGAGGAAGAGGTGGGCCAACTGGGCTTGGTAGGTCTCCTGGCCTTtgatggctgaggcatcacctgGATTCAAATCTATGCTCTGCTTAGATCACTGTGACATCAGGGATCCCATTTgcattgaatatatttactGCTTTTGTAACTTTACAGGCATTATTCTATATTTCTGATGCCAATCCATTTACATTTAGCCCCAATTTCAACATGTCACTTATTAGAATTTGCAGATTTGTATGTAGACATTGTATATCAATATCAGACTATATACCCAAACACAAGGCTCTTACATTTAGTATTATCTCACAAGAAAATGAGATCTCATACACAAATGTCAGGAAAAAACCCCTCATATTCTATTTTTCACTTTTTGACATAATTTGGAAACACCAgctgctctgtccagggtgtgttcctgctttgcaccatGTGCTTTCAGGTAGGCTTGGGACCCACTGCAAGCCCGTACTAGAAtaagaaaatacagaaaatgaataaatgattaaacagaTGAAAAGACCTGCTGCCTTTTACATTGTTACATTATAAAATTTCATCATTaagggaccaatagaaatgactTGAAATAAAACCTTTTAACATTAATTTTCACTGGGAGTTAAGAATGTACTTTTATTTAATGTAGGTTTTTGCTTGACAGTGACACAGTTAAATGCATTAGAAATGGTGAATGTGAAGAGAAGGCACTGTAGTAGGTGTCTCACACTCTTCTAGGCTCTGCTGATGTGTGTGCAGTAAGCTCTTTATTTCCTTTTGTTCCTCATTGTCCctgtctcttcctctcctcctctaaATACCGCAGTCTCTTTCAGTCCTCTTTATTGGCATGTGGCACAGCCCCTTAATCTGTCACTTTCCTTTTCCACTTCCTtccccaatctctctctcccatttctgtctccctctttcCTTAATTACAGTATTTCTCACAGTAACAGTGGAATACACTCTAGCAATTATACTCTACTTCATTATTTCccttgagtctctctctctctctctctctctctctctctctctctctctctctctctctctctctctctctctctctctctctctctctctctctctctctctctctctctctctctctctctctctctctctctctctctctctctctctctctctctctctctctctttactgtaCTGCTGAGGGGGGAACCTCAATACCATCTCAAGcccagtgtgtgctgtgttaccatagcaacagaGATACTAAAAATAGGCCTATCTCCAATACTCCTGACATTTCCGGTGCACGCTTCCACCATTTCTACAAGACGATACCACTTTGTTTACCTCCGAGAGCTTTTACAGCCGCTCCTTTCCTCAAAATGCAAGTGTAATTTGAATTGCAAAAGGTTGAACCTTCTGTGGCCTCACTTGAAACCAGCAGTGAGAAAGGGTGCATGAAATGTAACAAAATACTTTTTACTCttccacacaaaaataaaaaataaaaaaacatcatcTGCAGCCTCTGAATAAGCCACACACTCTGTGCACGATTCCTATCTATGGCTGGTCAACAAAACCAAGACAGCTGGCTTTTATAGAGCAAATCAATGGAATTCCTGTGAAATTaatgcaatcagtcatttttaccactaAAAATATCAAACACTATTCATGATTGGGATTACTTCTTAGGTTTAATTATTCTTATAAAGTGCAACTGGCATAAGATGAAGTGAATTGTTTTTTTCAGTCCCTAAATAAACCAGCTTTTTCTCCTCAGTCAGTACCAGTCAGGTGGGTGAGATTTTTTGagattttaaactttaaacactcaacagataaataaaatactgcGGAGTGCCTGTCCTGATGGTGGTTAGCAATtcattttttcagatttttttcccatttaaatataaaaatgtgcaCAGCCCTGTCTGGTTATCTAGTGTTTCACCCAGCACACCATCGAAGACAATATAATATACTGCAAATGACCCCGTCTTGCTCCACTGAGCAATAACACTGTATCTGAGACTTTGTGTTCTTTCTGGAGCTTTTTAAGCTCAACTCACTCATAGGCATCAACATGGTTAACGCTGAAAGACCTGCTATTCTTTagttccagctgggaattaaTTTTTCTTGTTCTGGaaccaatttatgttggtggaaatgctcAGAAAGGTCCCAAATTAGGTCTGCGAATGGGAAGCAAACGGAATCTTTGAAAAAATGTGTTTCACGTGTAGAGGAATATTGCTGATTATTTTTATCGCTCTaaaatttatgtttattttaatgtcacGTGATTTTGGACTGAACCCTAGTCCAATGTGTGTATGATAATAGAATTACCCAGCGTGCTACAAAACCAATGCAACCACAACAAAACTGACACCACAGATTTCTTAAAAACCTTCTTTGTCTCTTCCTTTTCATTCCTTTTTCCACTTACATAATTAAGATGTGGACTCACTGACACGCCATTTCACAGAACTGTCGACCATCACTGGACTTTCACAAACAGTACATCACACCTCAGTTCTGTCCCATAGCGGACATTTCAGCACAGTACTATTTATACTGATGTGCCACAGAGTGatacattattaaaaacacacactggcagACTGTTCTGGAGGAGTCAAAATGAATTCTGTCTGCCAATGAAACACAGACCATCCACCCCATCTCTATTTGCTTTCGCATGTATTGATTGAATGGAGTTATTGCTGACCTGTGTAACACAGCAATTTCATTTTCAATGCTGTTCTCCTTTCCCTCCAGGGCCTTTTTAGGGATGCATTTGACAGCCACCAGCCGCTGGGTGCTCTTCTCCTCAGCCAGCACCACCTCTGAGAATGCCCCCCTGCAAAACAGGTGAAAAGGATGAGAGGGAAAGAGTTGGTTGAGGATTCTCTGGAAGGTATCATATATTAGAGAAACCTCAAATGGTTGGTCGAAGAAATACATGGCAGGGGGGCCTCTTTATATTCATAGATCATTTCAACCTCTGTAGCCATGCAATCTCCATAGACAAGCACTAGCTGTAATATGGTCATAGTAAAAAGTTCAATCACTATCAACAGATTGGTAGATGGAataatgggaaaaaaaactcCTTTATTAGTATCTTATCAGCACTGGTTTACAG from Hoplias malabaricus isolate fHopMal1 chromosome 3, fHopMal1.hap1, whole genome shotgun sequence carries:
- the camk1a gene encoding calcium/calmodulin-dependent protein kinase type 1, giving the protein MPLEDGNGWKKKTTDIKEKYDFKEILGTGAFSEVVLAEEKSTQRLVAVKCIPKKALEGKENSIENEIAVLHRIKHENIVSLEDIFESESHLYLVMQLVSGGELFDRIVEKGFYTERDASKLIRQILDAVKYLHDMGIVHRDLKPENLLYYSMDEDSNIMISDFGLSKIEDSGTVMSTACGTPGYVAPEVLAQKPYSKAVDCWSIGVISYILLCGYPPFYDENDAKLFEQILKAEYEFDSPYWDDISDSAKDFICHLMEKDPTLRYTCEQALQHPWISGDTALDKNIHESVSAQIKKNFAKSKWKQAFNATAVVRHMRRLQLGTSLEGCSQISSTSPCHRHLLLPAKEQQQEEDEEQEEENGSPGGEGRRGSADRDSLRSCAYCCRPTSRV